In Chthoniobacterales bacterium, the DNA window CACTAATAGTTAGGCGGAACGATTGCTCCCCAAGCGCCGACGTTGACTGGACGATCGAATGCGCGAGGCGTTTCCAGCGGCCGCTGCTGGTTTGCGACGTGGGCGATCCGGAGGCCAAACAGAAGATCGACCGATGGCTGGCGGTAAACAAAATTACAACGCTGAATGTGGCCGGACCGAGCGAAGCAACCGCGCCGGGAATTGGCGAGAAAGCCTACGCATTATTAAAGCAGGTTCTAACCGGGTTGTGATTTGGCTCAGGAAAATTCGCGTTTATCCGCGTTATTCGCGGGCCCGCTGGTTTCC includes these proteins:
- a CDS encoding putative molybdenum carrier protein produces the protein MKRVISGGQTGVDQAALCAARDCGLEIGGWCPPGRVSEDGVISAEFPLEETERERSPDAPDVPRSQRTEWNVRDADGTLIVRRNDCSPSADVDWTIECARRFQRPLLVCDVGDPEAKQKIDRWLAVNKITTLNVAGPSEATAPGIGEKAYALLKQVLTGL